Proteins encoded by one window of Halobacteriovorax sp. GB3:
- a CDS encoding helix-turn-helix domain-containing protein, with protein sequence MKYCPTQTAIRLRHLREKRRITIKEAAYDLQVSIKTLHKYETRGASGREFLAFVGRAISYYETSSDFVLYGILSTLR encoded by the coding sequence ATGAAGTACTGCCCAACTCAAACTGCCATTCGATTGAGGCATCTTAGAGAAAAAAGAAGAATCACAATTAAAGAAGCTGCGTATGATCTCCAAGTCTCAATCAAGACCTTACACAAGTACGAGACTCGTGGAGCTTCTGGACGTGAGTTTCTGGCCTTTGTAGGTCGAGCTATTTCATACTATGAAACAAGCTCTGACTTTGTACTATACGGAATTCTATCCACATTAAGATAA
- a CDS encoding helix-turn-helix domain-containing protein, with product MNDNDFFILLGTELKKLRSKNNFTLKQVSDYSGISISYLSAIELGEKQVSLSYLRTLCEFYEVELWKLIKKVTI from the coding sequence ATGAACGATAATGACTTTTTTATTTTGCTCGGGACCGAATTAAAAAAGCTTCGCAGTAAAAATAATTTCACTTTAAAACAAGTTTCAGATTACTCTGGAATTTCAATCAGCTATCTTTCCGCAATAGAACTTGGAGAGAAACAAGTCTCTTTGTCATATTTAAGAACTCTATGTGAATTTTATGAAGTAGAGCTTTGGAAATTGATCAAAAAAGTGACAATTTAA
- a CDS encoding response regulator — protein MKTILLVDDEAFIRKLMREEIEERFKVNIKEFDCLKKALLYSKNKRPDLIITDYKFENSDLLDAIEHNGKPDCEMVLFTAMGISDVKIKEIGFSFTATKPSFHKMITFLGTVCTSHQKLCS, from the coding sequence ATGAAAACCATTTTACTAGTTGATGATGAAGCGTTTATTAGAAAACTCATGAGGGAAGAAATTGAAGAACGATTCAAAGTTAACATCAAAGAGTTCGATTGCTTAAAGAAGGCCCTACTCTACTCAAAAAACAAAAGGCCTGATCTGATAATTACAGATTACAAATTTGAAAACTCAGATCTATTAGATGCAATTGAGCACAACGGAAAACCAGATTGCGAAATGGTTTTATTTACAGCAATGGGAATTTCAGATGTAAAAATAAAGGAGATTGGATTTAGCTTCACTGCTACGAAGCCATCTTTTCACAAGATGATTACTTTCTTAGGTACGGTCTGTACTAGTCACCAGAAGCTTTGCTCTTAG
- a CDS encoding helix-turn-helix domain-containing protein, with amino-acid sequence MNVKKTFSRNLKALRKGKFTQASLAEACDVSHSTIRSYENCVSFPSAEILESLSSILEVPVAKLLDSDDFREKRNEAVHASNSISSVDIQELILPNYLRELSNALEVEQRIAELVDLALRDPHAIDPDDEDEMFSYLTRNETLNNRARIIALENMYTKAGKFFVRAHWARDDDPVNVSKEVKAKSKASGD; translated from the coding sequence ATGAATGTAAAAAAGACATTTTCACGAAATTTAAAAGCCCTCAGGAAGGGGAAATTTACGCAAGCCTCTCTCGCAGAAGCTTGTGATGTCTCGCATTCTACTATTAGAAGTTATGAAAATTGCGTTAGCTTTCCTTCTGCTGAAATTTTAGAAAGTCTATCGAGCATTCTTGAAGTACCTGTTGCAAAACTGCTTGACTCAGACGACTTTAGGGAAAAAAGGAATGAAGCTGTTCATGCGAGCAACAGTATCTCTTCAGTTGATATCCAAGAACTCATTTTGCCGAACTATTTGCGTGAACTATCTAATGCTCTTGAAGTTGAGCAGAGAATTGCTGAGCTTGTTGATCTTGCCCTGAGAGATCCTCACGCAATTGATCCTGATGATGAAGATGAAATGTTCTCTTACTTAACTAGAAATGAGACTTTAAATAATAGGGCCAGAATCATCGCCCTTGAAAATATGTACACTAAGGCCGGTAAATTCTTTGTTCGTGCACACTGGGCCAGAGACGATGATCCTGTGAATGTTTCAAAAGAAGTTAAAGCTAAGAGCAAAGCTTCTGGTGACTAG
- a CDS encoding helix-turn-helix domain-containing protein — MSTRNSRATNVALFKELVGKREYGESYLAIGTGLAPSTITRILHGGHVPGKQTRKLICLYFKVSEDQLFPLSTTQGEAA, encoded by the coding sequence ATGAGTACACGAAACAGTAGAGCTACAAACGTAGCACTTTTTAAAGAATTGGTTGGGAAGCGCGAGTACGGAGAGTCCTATTTGGCGATTGGCACAGGACTCGCTCCTTCCACGATTACTAGAATTTTGCATGGAGGCCATGTTCCTGGAAAGCAGACTAGGAAACTTATTTGTCTCTATTTTAAAGTTAGCGAGGACCAGCTTTTCCCACTTTCTACAACTCAGGGGGAAGCTGCCTAG
- a CDS encoding helix-turn-helix transcriptional regulator, which produces MQIKEKYQHKYVAQLIKSKRELNEISQSQLSTTLGYKNGQFISNVERGICALPIKHHVGVCTFLDIEPGELKAATVADFEEQYEHKIAHS; this is translated from the coding sequence ATGCAAATTAAAGAAAAATATCAACACAAATACGTTGCTCAATTAATTAAATCAAAAAGAGAGCTCAATGAAATAAGCCAGAGTCAATTATCAACAACACTTGGATACAAGAATGGGCAATTTATTTCAAATGTAGAGAGAGGGATTTGTGCGCTTCCAATAAAGCACCATGTTGGAGTATGCACCTTCTTGGATATTGAGCCAGGTGAACTAAAGGCCGCAACAGTTGCAGACTTTGAAGAACAATATGAACACAAAATAGCACATAGCTAA
- a CDS encoding Trp family transcriptional regulator: MTCTTENMRYKESKELLILKLREKGLSYRQIEKETGVSFASVGRIIRGRKEYPEKFEDKHFRKVVYEIENHSTSPFSAYLLCYMVKQLYEENLKLKEKL; the protein is encoded by the coding sequence ATGACATGCACAACAGAAAACATGAGATACAAAGAAAGCAAAGAGCTCTTAATCCTAAAACTAAGAGAAAAAGGATTAAGCTACAGACAAATTGAAAAAGAGACAGGTGTTAGCTTTGCATCAGTCGGGAGAATTATTAGAGGTAGAAAAGAATACCCTGAAAAGTTTGAGGATAAGCACTTTAGAAAAGTAGTTTATGAAATTGAAAATCATTCTACCTCTCCATTCAGTGCATACCTACTTTGCTATATGGTTAAGCAATTATACGAAGAGAATTTAAAACTAAAGGAAAAACTATGA